One region of Spirochaeta lutea genomic DNA includes:
- a CDS encoding divergent PAP2 family protein: MNDNTMFPGLALIIAAGIQLSCQLFKFVVYSIRDGRIEPRYLTTAGGIPSAHSAFVVSVTTGVGWLYGSWCTILSVN, translated from the coding sequence ATGAATGACAATACTATGTTTCCCGGACTTGCCCTTATCATCGCAGCTGGCATCCAACTATCATGTCAGCTATTTAAGTTTGTTGTGTATTCTATTCGCGATGGCCGGATAGAGCCTAGGTATCTAACAACAGCCGGCGGGATCCCCAGCGCGCATTCTGCCTTTGTAGTCAGTGTGACCACCGGGGTTGGTTGGCTCTACGGAAGTTGGTGTACAATTCTTTCTGTAAATTAG
- a CDS encoding HlyD family secretion protein, translating to MNILSGDVIKHSREFYELSRPIICRVGILLICLFCLSLLGWSFLFSVEDVAYGIAETRPVANPSLISPGSSGIVQTVHVKDGDLVEAGEILVTMNITEQQIQLNELKPRLKTAFENLYANQVLLHSLSGIAAPQYLGGGYEQVLWEDFNAEKRLRTHGIRTIEYELSIEMEKPQLLQSMVTIRRLELQREQLSLDLLRWEHQRILQATQIIQNTQEEVGSLQAKIAFLEKQVNEANIPASITGRVHNMLKLNPGDRVALHQPLLELVPGIAGVLKVQIQVTPAEIVSIQPGMKVIIHFESLPINEYEPIVGTVVTIPADSSHTHAGEPVYFLEAEIPSLVKHRESSSEIPIPPGIIGEARIILQRRKIIHFILEVLDWV from the coding sequence ATGAACATTCTCTCTGGTGATGTCATAAAACATAGCCGAGAATTTTATGAGCTTTCAAGGCCCATCATCTGCAGGGTCGGCATTCTATTAATCTGCTTGTTCTGTTTGTCGCTTTTGGGTTGGTCTTTCCTATTTTCGGTAGAAGATGTTGCATACGGGATTGCAGAAACCCGTCCAGTAGCAAATCCAAGTCTTATCTCGCCGGGATCCTCAGGGATTGTACAGACTGTGCATGTCAAGGACGGGGATTTGGTTGAGGCCGGAGAGATACTAGTCACCATGAATATTACAGAGCAGCAGATTCAACTGAATGAGTTAAAACCGCGGCTCAAGACTGCCTTTGAGAATTTGTATGCTAATCAGGTGCTTCTCCATAGCCTGAGCGGAATCGCAGCTCCTCAATATCTAGGCGGGGGCTATGAACAGGTGCTTTGGGAGGATTTCAATGCAGAAAAGCGTCTCCGTACCCATGGAATCCGAACCATTGAATATGAACTCTCGATCGAGATGGAAAAACCGCAACTCCTTCAAAGTATGGTTACCATCAGACGGTTGGAGTTACAGCGAGAACAACTGAGTCTTGATCTGCTCCGATGGGAACATCAGCGGATTCTCCAGGCTACCCAGATTATTCAGAACACCCAGGAAGAGGTAGGATCTCTCCAAGCCAAAATCGCATTTCTGGAGAAGCAGGTAAACGAAGCAAACATCCCTGCATCCATTACCGGACGCGTACATAATATGCTTAAACTCAACCCTGGGGATCGGGTAGCTCTCCATCAACCCCTGCTTGAATTGGTACCTGGAATAGCTGGGGTTCTAAAGGTTCAAATTCAGGTTACTCCAGCAGAGATTGTCTCTATACAGCCGGGAATGAAGGTGATTATCCATTTTGAGTCTCTGCCAATAAATGAATATGAGCCGATTGTTGGTACCGTGGTTACCATTCCTGCAGATTCTTCCCATACCCATGCCGGAGAGCCTGTATATTTTTTGGAAGCTGAAATCCCATCTCTTGTAAAGCATAGGGAGTCCTCCTCTGAGATTCCGATTCCGCCGGGAATTATCGGGGAGGCTAGAATTATTCTGCAACGACGGAAAATTATTCATTTCATTTTAGAAGTCTTGGACTGGGTATGA
- a CDS encoding peptidase domain-containing ABC transporter, with protein sequence MGLRFISQLDETDCGAACLAMISKYYKLSASIGMIREIAGTNTQGTSFAGMLQAAQVLGFTAHALFSQDKRLPSHTPMPAILHVQQGEQFHFMVVLRISKGSIRVADPAEGVKKLSMEELSAIWTGSFIILAPGPNFIAKGKASTPLIAFMSLLKPFKREFVEVFIASFALILFGITQFLYIRFIIDSVVGGHMQRTLHIVSGGMIVLVLVQNILNGIRQYTLSHLGSRVDLSIALLYFKKVLFLPQSFFDKRRVGEILTRLEDGRKIREVLSGLTLSACIDSLMILGVGIFLFLQSPLLTLLSVSSLPFFALVVILYRKPFTRNNTRAMSLHAAQHTHLVESLSGIFHIKAFGYEDPMYEQAEQRVLASLKQEFTLDVLGITQGGLLGAIEAVSQVLLFWVGGWLILQGRISIGQLISFNALLGYFIGPIKRLLLLQPQLQGANVAARRLLSILELPDEKEIRRKRPMVSGNPPSPISESETLFGAISFRNVSFSYGVKNIALQNFSLEIESGETVGIVGQSGSGKSTLVKLILTMYTPSQGTLLFDGRDSRLFDSQGLRRQIGYVPQDPMLFSGTIMDNLIIGLEKPHISDVLYACTMAQALPFIQGLPDGFATEVGDRGAKLSGGERQRLAIARALIRKPRLLILDEATSALDTKTESGFQMFLEGLRHVGTTILIIAHRLTTVQNCNRIVVLENGRVQETGTHQELLQKPGGQYRRLWECQKQVTITSGVEGEDDQ encoded by the coding sequence GTGGGGTTACGATTTATTTCTCAACTTGATGAAACGGACTGCGGTGCAGCCTGTTTGGCGATGATTTCCAAATACTACAAACTTTCTGCTAGTATAGGGATGATCCGTGAAATTGCCGGTACCAATACCCAGGGCACTAGTTTTGCCGGTATGCTCCAGGCTGCCCAGGTGTTAGGGTTCACCGCCCACGCGCTGTTCTCCCAGGATAAGAGACTGCCGAGCCACACTCCGATGCCTGCCATCCTCCATGTACAACAGGGAGAGCAGTTCCACTTTATGGTTGTTCTGAGAATATCCAAGGGTTCGATACGGGTAGCAGATCCAGCCGAAGGTGTGAAGAAGCTATCCATGGAGGAGCTTTCAGCCATATGGACCGGGTCATTCATTATTCTTGCACCGGGCCCAAACTTCATTGCCAAGGGGAAAGCCTCAACTCCTCTGATAGCGTTCATGTCTCTTCTGAAACCTTTCAAACGCGAGTTTGTGGAGGTGTTTATTGCCTCCTTTGCCTTGATACTCTTCGGTATTACTCAATTCCTATACATCCGATTCATCATTGACTCGGTTGTCGGTGGTCATATGCAACGGACCCTTCATATAGTCTCCGGGGGTATGATTGTTCTGGTGTTGGTTCAGAATATCCTCAATGGGATCCGTCAATACACGCTGAGCCATCTGGGGAGCAGGGTGGATCTTTCTATTGCCCTGCTATATTTCAAAAAGGTTCTATTTCTGCCCCAGTCTTTTTTTGATAAGCGGAGGGTCGGCGAGATACTAACCCGATTGGAGGATGGACGCAAAATACGGGAGGTGTTGTCCGGACTGACCCTATCTGCATGTATTGACAGCTTGATGATCCTGGGAGTTGGGATATTCCTGTTCCTTCAAAGCCCTTTGCTCACCCTGCTCAGTGTCTCATCCCTTCCGTTTTTTGCCCTGGTTGTAATTCTGTATCGAAAGCCCTTCACCCGAAATAATACCAGAGCCATGTCCCTTCATGCAGCTCAGCATACCCACTTGGTGGAGAGTTTATCCGGTATTTTTCACATTAAAGCCTTCGGTTATGAAGACCCCATGTATGAGCAAGCAGAACAACGGGTGTTGGCGTCATTAAAACAGGAATTCACCCTTGATGTACTGGGTATAACCCAAGGAGGGTTATTGGGGGCTATTGAGGCTGTTTCACAGGTTCTCTTATTTTGGGTAGGTGGATGGTTAATCCTTCAGGGGCGGATATCCATTGGCCAGCTCATTAGTTTCAATGCTTTACTGGGATATTTTATCGGGCCAATTAAGCGGTTACTTCTGCTTCAACCTCAGTTGCAGGGTGCAAATGTTGCTGCTAGACGACTGCTTTCCATCCTGGAGCTCCCAGACGAGAAGGAGATACGGCGGAAAAGACCCATGGTATCTGGGAATCCTCCTTCGCCAATCTCCGAGTCAGAAACCCTTTTCGGTGCGATCTCATTTAGAAATGTATCCTTCTCCTATGGGGTGAAAAATATTGCATTGCAGAATTTTTCCTTGGAAATTGAATCTGGTGAAACTGTCGGAATTGTGGGACAGAGCGGGAGCGGTAAGTCCACCCTCGTCAAACTCATTCTTACGATGTACACGCCCTCCCAGGGAACACTGCTATTTGACGGACGGGACAGTCGACTTTTTGACTCCCAAGGACTACGTAGGCAAATCGGATATGTGCCCCAGGATCCGATGCTGTTCTCCGGTACGATTATGGATAATCTCATCATCGGCTTAGAAAAGCCCCATATCAGCGATGTGCTCTATGCCTGTACTATGGCTCAGGCCTTACCCTTCATTCAAGGATTGCCTGATGGATTCGCTACCGAGGTCGGGGACCGTGGTGCGAAATTATCCGGCGGGGAGCGGCAGCGGCTGGCGATTGCCCGGGCGTTGATACGGAAGCCCCGGCTCTTAATCCTAGATGAGGCAACCAGCGCCCTGGACACCAAAACTGAATCGGGATTTCAGATGTTCCTTGAAGGATTACGTCATGTAGGTACTACCATTTTGATTATTGCTCATCGGCTCACTACCGTACAGAACTGTAACCGGATAGTTGTGTTAGAAAATGGTAGGGTACAAGAGACCGGAACACACCAAGAGCTTCTACAAAAACCAGGGGGGCAGTACCGACGGTTATGGGAGTGCCAGAAACAGGTCACCATTACTTCAGGGGTTGAGGGTGAGGACGACCAATGA
- a CDS encoding WG repeat-containing protein: MKNLLVLLLVFLGVQSIFTQDAERSYHRFFYNNRVGLLDQNLTLIIEPRYAELSYPREGYLSALLPDGKTWQLLDSRGQVVFQVQGERLDPPSDGLCRLIRDYGSMFDDKVVFLDLNGQDVFQREFDRSTTEFSQGVAGTAKPFFPEHHVLMNRSGELIKMNALFHIQPFSEGLAVGVKYGNSVGFLNPAGQWAIEPVWDEAEDFHLGLAQVKQDTFTYFIDTRGEVVIRFHPKLIRDRLPGERWFMNSQRVSGDGYVYAIGSTDRVAPQPWNSRTLYLHRDGSRGFLSPFSAIGGAFEEGVASFQGSVNGELILGFWDTSGQIVQYLPEGFIFTNEIYDTFGGYPSVYKHGWVSIMEKDYSTGTRDGWAFLNRAGEIIYVRDIMEQFSQ, translated from the coding sequence ATGAAAAATCTGCTCGTACTGCTGCTGGTTTTTCTCGGGGTGCAGAGCATCTTCACCCAGGATGCAGAGCGAAGCTATCATCGGTTTTTTTACAACAATAGGGTCGGGCTTTTAGATCAGAATTTGACCCTTATTATTGAGCCGAGATATGCGGAACTCAGTTACCCCAGGGAAGGATACCTAAGCGCTTTGCTGCCTGATGGAAAAACATGGCAACTATTGGACTCAAGGGGTCAGGTGGTATTTCAGGTGCAGGGAGAGCGGCTTGATCCTCCCTCCGACGGGTTGTGCAGGCTCATTCGCGATTATGGATCAATGTTCGACGATAAGGTGGTTTTTCTTGATTTGAATGGGCAGGATGTCTTTCAAAGGGAGTTTGATCGGTCGACTACGGAATTTTCCCAGGGTGTGGCCGGTACAGCAAAGCCCTTTTTCCCCGAACATCATGTTTTAATGAACAGATCGGGAGAACTCATCAAAATGAATGCGCTGTTTCACATCCAGCCCTTCAGCGAGGGGTTGGCAGTGGGAGTTAAGTATGGGAATTCGGTGGGATTTTTGAACCCTGCGGGGCAGTGGGCCATTGAGCCCGTATGGGATGAAGCTGAAGATTTTCATCTTGGACTGGCTCAGGTAAAGCAGGATACCTTCACCTACTTCATTGATACGCGGGGAGAGGTTGTCATCCGTTTTCATCCCAAGCTGATACGTGATCGCCTGCCTGGCGAACGTTGGTTCATGAACAGCCAGAGGGTCAGCGGTGACGGCTATGTCTATGCAATAGGAAGTACGGACCGAGTTGCCCCCCAGCCCTGGAATTCCAGAACTCTCTATTTGCATCGGGACGGAAGCCGGGGGTTTCTTTCTCCTTTTTCTGCCATCGGCGGTGCTTTTGAGGAAGGGGTCGCAAGTTTTCAGGGTTCGGTGAACGGAGAGTTAATTCTAGGGTTCTGGGACACGTCCGGACAGATTGTCCAGTATCTACCGGAAGGATTCATCTTTACCAATGAAATTTACGATACCTTCGGCGGCTACCCTTCCGTCTATAAACACGGGTGGGTTTCCATAATGGAAAAAGATTACTCCACGGGCACCCGAGATGGGTGGGCTTTTCTCAATCGGGCTGGTGAAATCATCTATGTCCGCGACATAATGGAACAGTTCTCCCAATAG
- a CDS encoding WG repeat-containing protein, producing the protein MKTILFIFWIVFGLQGVFPDTAEGDYHRFYYMGKTGLLDQHLQVVLEPLYQELSLPSEGYCTYRLNDTTWGVVTLDGQTLFEVDAIRLYPVRDDLSLAIFNLGVGKQRYAEFLTLEGRNPFGVQYPSARPFGNGLAPVSSPVDSEQYTLINLQGTYLKMRPMLEIRPFQEGLAAAVTPENWAGFLDAQGRWAIRPEWTEIGDFHNGLALVHRFDYTYFINHQGEPVIDLNPKHIDDLPYENWFMNSRKVSGDGYVYALGTTDRAAPQPWNTRTLYYYRDGSQVFMSSFFAIGGDFEEGVASFTGMVDGELTRGFWDTTGQIVQVLPEGFIFVDEVFDSFGDYKSNYQNGWVPIMEKDYRTGTWEGWAFLNKEDEVIYVRDIMDQYYRNKESGEQ; encoded by the coding sequence ATGAAGACCATACTGTTTATATTCTGGATTGTTTTCGGATTACAGGGAGTATTCCCGGATACAGCTGAGGGGGATTACCACCGGTTTTATTATATGGGTAAGACCGGACTGCTAGACCAGCACCTCCAGGTAGTACTGGAACCCCTGTATCAGGAGCTGAGTCTACCCAGTGAGGGATATTGCACTTACCGACTCAATGACACCACCTGGGGTGTGGTGACCCTGGATGGTCAGACCTTATTTGAGGTTGATGCCATCCGGCTGTATCCAGTCCGGGATGACCTTTCTCTCGCTATTTTTAACCTAGGTGTGGGTAAACAACGGTATGCTGAATTTCTGACATTGGAAGGCCGGAACCCCTTCGGGGTGCAGTACCCATCGGCCAGACCCTTCGGGAACGGGCTTGCCCCGGTGAGCAGCCCCGTTGATAGTGAACAATACACACTTATTAACCTCCAGGGGACCTACCTGAAGATGAGACCCATGCTGGAGATCCGGCCTTTTCAGGAGGGTTTGGCAGCTGCGGTTACTCCTGAGAATTGGGCTGGGTTCTTAGATGCCCAAGGGCGATGGGCCATCCGGCCGGAATGGACGGAGATTGGGGATTTCCATAACGGGTTAGCTCTGGTTCACCGCTTTGATTACACCTACTTTATCAATCACCAGGGTGAACCGGTAATAGATTTAAACCCTAAGCATATTGATGATCTTCCATACGAGAACTGGTTCATGAATAGCCGTAAGGTCAGCGGAGACGGCTACGTATATGCTCTGGGAACCACCGATAGGGCAGCACCCCAACCCTGGAATACCAGAACCCTCTACTACTACCGAGACGGCAGCCAAGTTTTCATGTCTTCCTTCTTCGCCATAGGAGGAGACTTTGAGGAGGGTGTCGCAAGTTTTACCGGCATGGTAGATGGGGAGCTTACCCGGGGGTTCTGGGATACCACCGGTCAGATAGTCCAGGTCTTACCCGAGGGATTCATCTTTGTTGATGAAGTGTTTGATAGTTTTGGCGACTACAAATCCAACTACCAGAATGGATGGGTTCCCATAATGGAAAAGGACTATCGAACAGGCACCTGGGAGGGTTGGGCCTTTCTCAACAAGGAAGATGAGGTGATCTATGTCCGCGACATCATGGATCAGTACTACCGCAATAAGGAATCCGGTGAACAGTGA
- a CDS encoding glycosyltransferase family 4 protein — MSLEPRKPLRILMVTTEDPGRQIGGLGEFVRELTQALRHLGHQVKILLLDYTDPSCETEGPPPSGFIDFHVACRPVFPTFTPEGEVLEAGFSLLSRMIPVFQEFCPDIIHCNDRQTYMPFHCMPNVVFSLHLSMPDLSGMALLDDQWMQELKIDRCAAEHATLTLVYSAFSRKRLQNAISPNARAVIMPLGAVPCEAGVLKTKPRSIPRVISFFGRLDSKQKGLDAYLQGVSGFCNRWPDHSEELQFRVYGFGPPPPEDAYPRVSFMGFVHGSAREKAYQEADVVIMPSRYEPFGLVGLEALMHGCLLMAPPGLGMDEYFEPGKNGIAIASTAESVATTLYYVLSNWSALRPLILQGIEDTQKWSWQRAGSEHLRMYKAVLNGLAPNLHLSAQAGLPSLPPQHPTRTELAELLRQLLPWVDNDIPALIWGADWAGDELLDSYPEYTLQVSAEAACLETLQVYHPDVFQIIILGWLEYATDIHTALNQIATSGARTIILGLLRGPRLTGQRWQIESTEEVLTGLPGFTLHHSITLQNMEILILVALQKQHPCTPDFGQTIKKEEALHEVLRIPVRT, encoded by the coding sequence ATGAGCCTAGAACCCCGCAAACCACTGCGTATACTCATGGTCACCACCGAAGACCCCGGCCGGCAGATCGGCGGTCTGGGGGAGTTTGTCAGAGAGCTGACCCAAGCTCTCCGGCACCTCGGCCATCAGGTAAAGATCCTTCTCCTGGATTATACCGACCCAAGCTGCGAGACGGAGGGGCCTCCTCCCTCGGGGTTCATAGACTTCCATGTTGCATGCAGACCGGTTTTTCCCACCTTCACCCCCGAGGGAGAGGTGCTTGAAGCAGGCTTCTCCCTGCTTTCCCGGATGATTCCGGTATTTCAGGAGTTTTGTCCAGACATTATTCACTGTAATGACCGGCAAACCTATATGCCCTTCCACTGTATGCCCAATGTGGTTTTTTCCCTGCATCTCTCTATGCCTGATCTCTCAGGTATGGCACTCCTGGATGATCAATGGATGCAGGAGCTCAAGATTGACCGTTGTGCCGCCGAACACGCCACCCTCACCCTGGTGTACTCGGCTTTCAGCCGGAAGCGACTGCAAAACGCCATCTCTCCGAATGCCCGGGCTGTCATCATGCCCCTGGGCGCAGTACCCTGTGAGGCTGGGGTTCTCAAAACAAAGCCGCGATCGATTCCCCGGGTCATCAGCTTCTTCGGACGCTTGGATTCGAAACAGAAGGGACTTGACGCCTACCTCCAGGGTGTCTCCGGCTTCTGTAACCGGTGGCCGGATCATTCTGAGGAGCTGCAGTTTCGGGTCTACGGGTTCGGGCCGCCTCCTCCCGAGGACGCCTACCCCCGAGTATCATTCATGGGCTTCGTCCACGGCTCCGCTCGAGAAAAAGCCTACCAGGAGGCGGATGTTGTGATCATGCCCAGCCGGTATGAGCCCTTTGGGTTGGTTGGTCTTGAAGCATTGATGCATGGCTGCTTGCTCATGGCTCCCCCCGGCCTCGGAATGGATGAGTACTTTGAACCCGGCAAAAACGGGATAGCAATTGCCAGTACAGCCGAATCGGTAGCGACTACCTTGTACTATGTCCTTTCCAACTGGTCAGCCCTCCGCCCCCTCATACTTCAAGGCATTGAGGATACCCAAAAATGGTCTTGGCAACGGGCGGGATCGGAGCATCTTCGGATGTACAAGGCCGTCCTCAATGGATTAGCTCCCAATCTCCATCTATCAGCCCAGGCTGGCCTGCCCTCGCTACCCCCGCAACACCCAACCAGAACGGAATTAGCTGAGTTGCTGCGGCAGCTTCTTCCGTGGGTAGATAACGACATCCCCGCCCTCATTTGGGGTGCCGATTGGGCTGGCGATGAGCTACTGGATAGCTACCCGGAGTATACCCTGCAGGTAAGTGCTGAAGCCGCCTGCTTAGAGACCCTCCAAGTCTATCATCCCGATGTGTTCCAAATTATCATCCTCGGGTGGCTGGAATACGCTACTGACATCCACACCGCCTTGAATCAGATTGCAACCTCCGGAGCCCGGACGATAATACTTGGACTCCTCCGTGGACCACGGCTTACTGGACAGCGTTGGCAGATCGAGTCGACCGAGGAGGTTCTCACCGGGTTGCCCGGATTCACCCTTCATCACTCCATCACCCTCCAGAACATGGAGATTCTGATTCTGGTTGCACTACAGAAACAACACCCCTGTACCCCTGACTTCGGTCAGACAATAAAAAAGGAGGAAGCACTCCATGAAGTACTTCGGATCCCAGTTAGAACTTGA